The Engystomops pustulosus chromosome 4, aEngPut4.maternal, whole genome shotgun sequence genome contains a region encoding:
- the LOC140128596 gene encoding extracellular calcium-sensing receptor-like, with product MSVIYTVGQMCKLPPLSELEGIRQPGDVMVGVLVPVNTDKIYEKLTFTTRPSKTTCRLFSFEYYHRLQSFLYTMEEINRNRNILSNITIGFQMYDTCNIPHYDLQGALQFLTDSRTSIAGNQCNSRPLFTAAIGTTVSSNSIIMAHVLGTFMYPQISPFSSVPILSNRKMFPSFFRTVTSDIVQSKGLVQLILSFGWTWIGLMALDNDYGLEGIQPIKEEIVKAGACVAFIEYIRLGQPDRNAPRIVKAIKESTASVVVVFSNEADFVPILSEMVKEKVTGKIFIANAGWARSVLLSQSQYFPVLSGTLGLSGEDFVVPGLSEFLNKIHPSTSTTATWTKMYWEKVFSCQFLPENQTVSLVNPVKVCTGSERVQDIKNNSNYISSLKSTYKMFAAVHLLYTALEDLKSCKNGEGPFFNGTCGNIWNIKPWQLTYYIRRSQPNIKVDNQKYIDENGDPPGVYAIINWQLKPNGTMTHVKIGNYNKTVPPHRTLTMNSSLIMWNLGSKQVPSSSCSDSCAVGFRKAALQGKPTCCYACVPCLQGEISNQTDSLTCFRCPWDQWPNPEKSKCLQKPIEFLSYEDSLGGSLAAASIMSSIVPALILGLFVHHNNTPIVKASSYSLSCLLLKSLSFCFFCSLGFIGYPNHERCLLRQVSFGLIFTLCVACILAKTIMVVFAFMATRPGSSLKKWTTLRVSYTIILICFVLQLTLCITWMSVAPPLPQYNLEVKPDLIIVDCNNETTIAFWTMLGYLFLLATISFIVAFLARKLPDSFNEAQFITFSMLAFLSVWISYIPASLSAQGKYTVAMEVFAILASSWAVLVCMFFPKCYILLFRPEMNSKENLMMRNKNESASRY from the exons ATGTCGGTTATCTACACCGTGGGTCAGATGTGTAAATTGCCACCTTTATCAGAGCTGGAAGGGATAAGACAACCTGGAGATGTCATGGTAGGAGTTTTAGTCCCTGTTAACACTGACAAGATCTACGAGAAACTGACATTTACTACCCGACCATCGAAGACGACCTGCAGACT ATTTAGCTTTGAATATTACCACCGGCTCCAGTCATTCCTGTATACAATGGAGGAAATCAACAGAAATCGCAATATTTTGTCAAACATAACAATAGGATTCCAGATGTATGACACATGTAACATACCTCACTACGATTTACAAGGAGCTTTACAGTTCCTGACGGACTCTAGGACCTCTATCGCTGGCAACCAGTGTAATTCTAGGCCGCTGTTCACTGCTGCTATTGGGACAACAGTCTCATCAAATTCAATCATTATGGCTCATGTTTTGGGGACTTTCATGTATCCACAG ATCAGTCCATTTTCCAGTGTTCCCATCTTAAGTAACAGAAAAATGTTTCCATCCTTCTTCAGGACTGTCACCAGTGACATAGTCCAGTCTAAAGGACTGGTCCAACTGATTCTGAGCTTTGGCTGGACCTGGATTGGTCTTATGGCTCTTGACAATGATTACGGCCTTGAGGGAATTCAGCCAATAAAAGAAGAGATAGTAAAGGCTGGAGCATGTGTGGCTTTCATCGAATATATTCGGCTTGGTCAACCAGATCGGAATGCCCCACGCATAGTGAAGGCCATAAAAGAGTCCACAGCTTCAGTTGTGGTTGTTTTTTCTAATGAAGCGGATTTTGTCCCCATTTTAAGTGAGATGGTCAAGGAGAAGGTCACAGGGAAAATCTTTATTGCAAATGCTGGTTGGGCCAGGTCAGTGTTATTGTCCCAAAGCCAATATTTTCCTGTATTATCTGGTACTCTTGGGCTTTCCGGTGAAGATTTTGTTGTCCCTGGATTAAGTGAGTTCCTAAACAAGATCCATCCATCTACATCTACAACAGCAACATGGACTAAGATGTATTGGGAGAAAGTGTTCTCCTGCCAATTTCTCCCTGAGAACCAAACAGTTTCTTTAGTAAACCCAGTGAAAGTTTGTACCGGATCAGAACGTGTACAAGATATCAAGAACAATTCCAACTATATCTCTAGCTTGAAGTCTACCTATAAAATGTTTGCTGCTGTCCATCTATTGTACACAGCTTTGGAAGATCTGAAAAGCTGCAAAAATGGTGAAGGACCATTTTTCAATGGAACCTGTGGAAACATTTGGAATATTAAACCATGGCAG CTCACCTACTATATACGGAGGTCCCAGCCCAACATTAAAGTGGACAATCAAAAATATATTGATGAGAACGGAGATCCACCTGGAGTTTACGCCATTATCAACTGGCAGCTGAAGCCTAATGGGACCATGACGCACGTTAAGATAGGCAACTATAATAAAACAGTCCCTCCTCATCGGACTCTGACCATGAACTCAAGTCTCATCATGTGGAATTTGGGGAGCAAACAG GTCCCATCCTCAAGTTGTAGTGACAGTTGTGCCGTGGGATTCAGGAAAGCCGCCCTACAAGGGAAACCTACTTGTTGCTATGCTTGTGTTCCATGTCTACAAGGAGAGATCTCAAATCAGACAG ATTCGTTGACCTGCTTCAGATGTCCATGGGATCAATGGCCGAATCCTGAAAAGTCCAAATGTCTTCAAAAGCCAATTGAGTTCTTGTCTTATGAAGATTCATTAGGAGGCTCCTTAGCCGCAGCCAGCATAATGTCCTCAATTGTACCCGCCCTGATCTTGGGACTTTTTGTCCACCATAACAACACACCTATTGTGAAGGCCAGCAGTTATTCGCTAAGTTGTCTTCTGCTAAAGTCCTTAAGCTTCTGCTTTTTCTGCTCTCTAGGATTCATTGGTTATCCGAACCATGAGAGATGTCTCCTACGGCAGGTGTCCTTTGGTCTGATCTTCACTCTCTGTGTTGCGTGTATATTGGCTAAGACCATCATGGTGGTTTTTGCTTTCATGGCCACTCGACCAGGAAGTAGTCTAAAAAAATGGACGACTCTAAGAGTCTCCTACACAATTATTTTGATCTGTTTCGTTCTACAATTAACACTATGCATCACCTGGATGTCAGTGGCTCCTCCATTACCACAGTACAACCTGGAAGTGAAACCAGATCTCATCATTGTTGATTGTAACAATGAGACAACCATTGCCTTCTGGACTATGCTTGGTTATCTTTTTCTTCTGGCCACTATTAGCTTCATAGTGGCCTTTTTGGCTCGAAAACTCCCAGACAGTTTCAATGAAGCCCAGTTTATTACATTTAGTATGTTGGCTTTTCTTAGTGTCTGGATATCTTATATTCCGGCCTCTCTCAGTGCTCAGGGTAAATATACAGTGGCCATGGAGGTATTTGCTATCCTGGCATCTAGTTGGGCAGTGTTGGTCTGTATGTTTTTTcctaaatgttatattttactgTTCAGACCGGAGATGAACTCGAAAGAAAATCTCATGATGAGAAATAAGAACGAAAGTGCAAGTAGATATTAG